A window from Sphingobium sp. EM0848 encodes these proteins:
- a CDS encoding YqgE/AlgH family protein: MTTARSYAGQFLLALPGMEDMRFNHSVIAMCVHDENGALGIAVSDEIDGVTLHDLLESFEIEPRDVPDMPVLRGGPVEPRRGFVLHSLDWTGHDMVTVGDGWGLSGSLEILKAIAEGSGPSRYLVALGYAGWGAGQLDEEMSGESWFPTGCTAELLFEVPATRKWSAAYASAGVDASHLVSGAGSA, translated from the coding sequence ATGACCACAGCGCGCTCCTATGCCGGCCAGTTTCTCCTCGCCCTGCCGGGCATGGAGGATATGCGTTTCAATCATTCTGTCATCGCCATGTGCGTCCATGACGAAAATGGCGCCCTGGGGATCGCCGTCAGCGACGAGATTGACGGCGTCACCCTGCACGACCTGCTCGAAAGTTTCGAGATCGAACCACGCGACGTCCCGGACATGCCGGTACTGCGCGGCGGGCCGGTCGAACCCCGGCGCGGCTTCGTGCTGCATTCGCTCGACTGGACAGGGCATGACATGGTCACGGTGGGGGATGGCTGGGGCCTTTCCGGCTCGCTGGAAATCCTCAAGGCCATTGCGGAGGGCAGTGGACCGAGTCGCTATCTGGTCGCATTGGGCTATGCCGGATGGGGGGCAGGCCAACTCGATGAGGAGATGAGCGGGGAAAGCTGGTTTCCGACGGGTTGCACCGCCGAACTGCTGTTCGAGGTTCCCGCGACGCGCAAATGGTCGGCGGCCTATGCCTCTGCCGGAGTCGATGCTTCTCATCTGGTCAGCGGCGCGGGGTCGGCCTGA
- a CDS encoding peroxiredoxin, protein MTISKGDRIPSTTFVKMTDNGPEKVASDDYFAGRTVALFSVPGAFTPTCSARHLPGFVDKAEDIKGKGVDEIACTAVNDAFVMGAWGKSANADGKVTMLADGNADFAKAVGLTMDGSGFGMGTRGQRFSMIVKDGVVTELNVEAPGDFKVSSAEYLLEQI, encoded by the coding sequence ATGACCATTTCGAAGGGCGATCGCATCCCCAGCACCACTTTCGTCAAGATGACCGACAACGGCCCCGAAAAGGTCGCTTCGGACGATTATTTCGCGGGTCGCACCGTCGCGCTTTTCTCCGTGCCGGGCGCGTTCACGCCCACCTGCTCGGCGCGCCATCTGCCGGGTTTTGTCGACAAGGCGGAGGATATCAAGGGCAAGGGCGTCGATGAAATCGCATGCACCGCCGTCAACGACGCCTTCGTCATGGGCGCCTGGGGTAAGTCCGCCAATGCCGACGGCAAGGTGACGATGCTGGCCGACGGCAATGCCGATTTCGCCAAGGCGGTCGGCCTCACCATGGATGGCAGCGGTTTCGGCATGGGGACGCGCGGCCAGCGTTTTTCGATGATCGTCAAGGACGGCGTCGTGACCGAACTCAATGTCGAAGCACCAGGCGATTTCAAGGTGTCATCGGCCGAATATCTGCTGGAACAGATCTGA